The Colias croceus chromosome 23, ilColCroc2.1 genome window below encodes:
- the LOC123702432 gene encoding methyltransferase-like protein 17, mitochondrial — protein sequence MFRRLRYSQLSAFCANYATKVEIDANIRDGFESKQYKPRNHPGRTKVKVATIPPVIQKAIKIVLDDNGSKMYLEESEKLANYLNSRHLPPEDGEIQVKTAKIYNSVSENYYSKLNQDNQELTEDEKYKHDKHIQSKVFNILKKNVYSWGNISYDKPTCLQYLLARAAPEYAVLLRVLDEIKRKLPDYKPRSFFDFGSGVGTGTWAVNTVWPGDIFEYFTVDTSIHMNDLARLLLCHGKDNVEMPYKAYFQRQFLPASSDIKYNIVLSAFSFFELPSMKSRLETIQKLWNKTEDFLILIEQGTNAGFRVINEAREFVLSITDEQNKGHVFAPCPNDQICPRFLEQKTPCNFLMKYESLGYPTKVELFGELFSYVILRKGERPANDPQWPRIVRAPLVRSGHTICRLCTKEGELKEIIFSKSKFDQTTYRCARSSNWGDELPVK from the coding sequence atgtttagaaGATTAAGATATTCGCAGTTATCCGCGTTTTGCGCTAATTATGCAACAAAAGTAGAAATTGATGCAAATATCAGAGATGGTTTTgaatcaaaacaatataaGCCGCGAAACCACCCTGGAAGAACGAAAGTCAAAGTGGCCACAATACCTCCTGTTATTcaaaaagcaattaaaatcgttttagacGATAATGGTTCCAAAATGTACTTAGAAGAAAGTGAAAAATTAGCTAATTACCTAAACTCGCGTCATCTACCACCGGAAGACGGAGAAATTCAAGTAAAAACTGCGAAAATCTACAATAGCGTTTCTGAAAATTATTACTCCAAACTGAACCAAGACAACCAAGAGTTGACTGAAGACGAAAAGTACAAACACGACAAACACATTCAAAGCAAAGTGTTCAATATATTGAAGAAAAACGTGTATTCTTGGGGAAATATATCATATGATAAGCCTACATGCTTACAGTATTTGCTAGCCAGAGCCGCGCCTGAATATGCTGTACTATTAAGAGTTCTTGATGAAATAAAACGCAAACTACCAGATTATAAGCCTAGAAGCTTCTTCGACTTTGGTTCAGGAGTAGGGACAGGTACCTGGGCAGTAAACACCGTATGGCCTGGTGATATCTTCGAATATTTCACCGTCGACACTTCAATACATATGAACGACCTTGCCAGATTGTTACTTTGTCATGGTAAAGATAATGTAGAAATGCCGTACAAAGCTTACTTCCAACGACAGTTCCTTCCCGCATCATCAGATATTAAGTACAATATAGTATTATcagcattttcattttttgaaCTACCGAGTATGAAAAGCCGATTGGAAACTATACAAAAGCTTTGGAATAAAACTGAAGATTTTCTCATTTTAATTGAACAAGGTACAAACGCTGGGTTCCGAGTAATCAATGAAGCTAGAGAATTTGTTCTAAGCATAACGGATGAACAAAACAAGGGACACGTTTTTGCTCCCTGTCCAAATGACCAAATCTGTCCACGATTCCTCGAACAAAAGACTCCATGCAATTTTCTGATGAAGTACGAATCATTGGGTTATCCGACGAAAGTTGAATTGTTCGGAGAACTATTTAGTTACGTAATTTTAAGGAAAGGTGAACGGCCAGCTAACGATCCCCAATGGCCAAGAATTGTTAGAGCTCCTTTAGTACGATCTGGACACACTATTTGTAGATTATGTACGAAAGAAGGGGAATTGaaggaaattatattttcaaagagTAAATTTGATCAAACTACGTACAGATGTGCTAGATCGAGTAATTGGGGGGATGAGTTGCCTGTTAAATAA
- the LOC123702270 gene encoding translocon-associated protein subunit delta, whose protein sequence is MVTKYLFTILAIAASSTLAQSCQNPQVEAASFTSLDATVVTQIAYITEFTLKCDNPLPENYALYAEVDGKSLTAARIGDNKYQVSWTEEPSKARAGVHEIHIMDEEGFASLRRARRSDPAASVAPLLAIQLNHPGSYSGPWVNSEVLATVLSVVVAYTALRNKGNILA, encoded by the exons ATGGTCACAAAATATTTGTTCACAATTCTGGCTATTGCCGCCAGCTCAACTTTAGCGCAAAGCTGCCAAAATCCCCAAGTAGAAGCGGCTTCTTTCACAAGTTTGGATGCGACGGTGGTAACACAAATAGCTTATATCACAGAATTTACGCTGAAATGTGATAATCCTCTGCCAGAAAACTATGCTTTGTACGCCGAAGTTGATGGAAAATCTTTAACTGCAGCTCGTATCGGCGATAACAAGTATCAG GTATCCTGGACAGAAGAGCCCTCCAAGGCTCGTGCGGGAGTCCACGAGATCCACATCATGGACGAGGAGGGCTTCGCGTCCCTCCGTCGCGCGAGACGAAGCGACCCCGCTGCTAGCGTCGCTCCTCTGTTGGCTATTCAGTTGAACCACCCGGGAA gTTACTCCGGTCCCTGGGTGAACTCTGAAGTCCTCGCTACAGTGCTGTCCGTCGTCGTAGCGTACACAGCTCTCCGTAACAAGGGAAACATTTTAGcgtaa